One region of Micromonospora ureilytica genomic DNA includes:
- a CDS encoding MFS transporter gives MPSYSRSGRSVLGRTVGTGIRAIRLLLRGSVGSGRWVTRRAGRARARGAGGEVGMVRLFDLHALSCAGDTLIAIGLAGTIFFNVPLGEARSKVALYLLVTMVPFAMLAPVVGPLLDHFRHGRRYALAATMLGRAFLAWLISDYIHGFGLYPAAFGVLALSRAYGVARSAAVPRLLPEGLGLSQVGARASVYGTVAGALVAPIGLAAFWFGPQWPLRVASVIFLVGMVISLRLPPKADSEPPERVPRPLRALGRRRGDRPLGRGRPSGRLVIATLIGAATLRALYGFLLLFLAFAIKKGDLTTVVFGRDLGAEWALGVVGGALAVGTFLATAIGTRLRIHRPTAIQSSSMIIVAGVAVLAVIQFSLLMVALLCLVAAMASGIAKLAVDASIQERIPERLRASSFAHSETVLMLAFVAGGGLGLVPFDGRMGIAVAAGVGVLAAIRGVLAAARLRGEKLAGRPLGDDELTEAELADEPGDPAPTSPAPAPAQSSSPQHDDPSLAPPGYHIYRPSSAVGGPGGGADDETRRESPGSLS, from the coding sequence ATGCCGTCGTACTCCCGCTCCGGGCGATCCGTCCTCGGTCGGACCGTCGGCACCGGCATTCGCGCCATCCGCCTGCTGTTGCGCGGTTCGGTGGGCAGCGGCCGCTGGGTGACCCGCCGGGCCGGTCGGGCCCGCGCCCGGGGCGCCGGCGGCGAGGTCGGCATGGTTCGCCTGTTCGACCTGCACGCGCTCTCCTGTGCCGGTGACACTCTGATCGCCATTGGTCTGGCCGGCACGATCTTCTTCAACGTGCCGCTCGGCGAGGCCCGCAGCAAGGTCGCCCTCTACCTGCTGGTGACCATGGTGCCGTTCGCGATGCTCGCCCCGGTGGTGGGCCCGCTGCTGGATCACTTCCGGCACGGCCGGCGGTACGCCCTGGCCGCGACGATGCTCGGCCGCGCCTTCCTGGCCTGGTTGATCTCCGACTACATCCACGGCTTCGGGCTCTATCCGGCCGCGTTCGGGGTGCTCGCGCTCTCCCGGGCGTACGGCGTGGCCCGCTCCGCGGCGGTGCCCCGGTTGTTGCCGGAGGGCCTCGGCCTGTCCCAGGTGGGTGCCCGGGCCAGCGTCTACGGCACGGTCGCGGGCGCGCTGGTGGCGCCGATCGGGTTGGCCGCGTTCTGGTTCGGGCCGCAGTGGCCGCTACGGGTCGCGTCGGTGATCTTCCTGGTCGGCATGGTGATCTCGCTGCGGCTGCCACCGAAGGCCGACTCGGAGCCACCGGAGCGGGTCCCCCGGCCACTGCGCGCGCTGGGCCGTCGCCGTGGCGACCGGCCGCTGGGCCGGGGCCGACCGTCCGGCCGGCTGGTGATCGCCACCCTGATCGGCGCGGCGACGCTACGCGCGCTCTACGGCTTCCTGCTGCTCTTCCTCGCCTTCGCGATCAAGAAGGGCGACCTGACCACTGTCGTGTTCGGTCGGGATCTGGGCGCCGAGTGGGCGTTGGGTGTGGTCGGCGGCGCGCTCGCGGTCGGCACCTTCCTGGCCACCGCCATCGGCACCCGACTGCGCATCCATCGGCCGACCGCCATCCAGTCCAGCAGCATGATCATCGTGGCCGGGGTGGCGGTGCTCGCCGTCATCCAGTTCTCGCTGCTGATGGTCGCCCTGCTCTGCCTGGTCGCCGCGATGGCCAGCGGGATAGCCAAGCTGGCCGTGGACGCCTCGATCCAGGAGCGCATCCCGGAACGGTTGCGGGCCAGTTCCTTCGCCCATTCCGAAACAGTGCTGATGCTCGCCTTCGTCGCCGGCGGCGGGCTGGGGCTGGTGCCGTTCGATGGTCGGATGGGCATCGCCGTGGCCGCCGGGGTCGGCGTACTGGCCGCGATCCGAGGTGTACTGGCCGCCGCCCGGCTGCGCGGCGAAAAGCTGGCCGGCCGGCCGCTCGGCGACGACGAGCTGACCGAGGCCGAGCTGGCGGACGAGCCCGGAGACCCCGCGCCCACATCACCGGCACCGGCACCGGCCCAGAGCAGCTCCCCGCAGCACGACGACCCGAGCCTCGCCCCGCCGGGCTACCACATCTACCGCCCGTCGTCGGCGGTTGGCGGCCCGGGAGGCGGGGCCGACGACGAAACCCGGCGCGAGTCCCCCGGCTCACTCTCGTGA
- a CDS encoding futalosine hydrolase gives MTGLLVVTAVPAEADAVRAGLTDRTVTVTPIGVGPAVAGAATARLLALAEAAGRPYRAVVSAGVAGGFTGRAEVGDTVLGTASIAADLGAESPDGFIPVDELGMPLAMLGAGSRMPADPGLLAALRAALPTATAGPVLTVSTVTGTTTSTDELRRRHPEAVAEAMEGYGVAIAAAQAGVPFAELRTISNPIGPRDRDAWRLHEALAALTAAAPALR, from the coding sequence GTGACCGGTCTGCTGGTGGTGACGGCGGTTCCCGCCGAGGCGGACGCGGTCCGCGCCGGGCTGACCGACCGCACCGTGACCGTCACCCCGATCGGTGTGGGCCCGGCCGTCGCCGGTGCCGCCACCGCCCGGCTGCTGGCGCTGGCCGAGGCCGCCGGCCGCCCGTACCGTGCGGTGGTCAGCGCCGGTGTGGCCGGCGGCTTCACCGGCCGGGCCGAAGTCGGCGACACGGTGCTCGGCACCGCCAGCATCGCCGCCGACCTGGGCGCCGAGTCGCCCGACGGTTTCATCCCCGTCGACGAGCTGGGCATGCCGCTCGCGATGCTCGGCGCCGGCAGCAGAATGCCGGCGGACCCGGGCCTGCTGGCGGCACTGCGGGCCGCCCTCCCGACGGCCACGGCCGGCCCGGTGCTCACGGTTAGCACCGTCACCGGCACCACCACCAGCACCGACGAGCTGCGCCGGAGGCATCCGGAAGCGGTCGCCGAAGCCATGGAGGGGTACGGCGTGGCGATCGCCGCGGCGCAGGCCGGGGTGCCCTTCGCCGAACTACGCACCATCTCCAACCCGATCGGCCCCCGCGACCGGGACGCCTGGCGGCTGCACGAAGCCCTCGCCGCCCTGACCGCGGCAGCCCCGGCGCTGCGCTGA
- a CDS encoding helix-turn-helix domain-containing protein, which translates to MTEASDHIDEADGADGADLGPALRALRRRADLSQRQLAEKSGVPQPTLARIESGRAVDPRFRTVERLVRAAGGEVAIGVPPLISGVSEPTPVPHDDMRDEAGRRYPAHLDVWPVHEPRDWPGAWWAEWYRLPPERYPLPLPPAAYELNRRYRDNRRWGAEVRRTTQVRRVTGSDLPATCWRYVAELPDGQLVGELRAHERSPFLEYGEWHPDQPEREMVLDGVLVDARYRRLGLGRRLVTALVTGMREAGIDDAAAIAEGSGTDLLRACGFEIEARRPAALRLGHRGKRCFS; encoded by the coding sequence GTGACCGAGGCGAGTGACCACATCGACGAGGCCGACGGAGCCGACGGAGCCGATCTCGGCCCGGCGCTCCGTGCACTGCGTCGGCGGGCCGATCTGAGTCAGCGGCAGTTGGCCGAGAAATCCGGGGTGCCGCAGCCGACGCTGGCCCGGATCGAGTCGGGGCGGGCGGTCGATCCCCGATTCCGGACAGTGGAGCGCCTCGTGCGGGCGGCAGGTGGGGAGGTGGCGATTGGCGTCCCACCATTGATCTCCGGCGTCAGCGAACCCACGCCGGTCCCGCATGACGACATGCGGGACGAGGCAGGCCGCCGGTACCCGGCTCACCTGGACGTCTGGCCGGTCCACGAGCCTCGGGACTGGCCCGGCGCCTGGTGGGCGGAGTGGTACCGGTTGCCGCCTGAGCGGTATCCACTTCCGCTGCCACCGGCCGCCTACGAGCTGAACCGGCGCTATCGCGACAACCGGCGGTGGGGTGCCGAGGTCCGGCGGACTACGCAGGTGCGTCGGGTGACCGGTAGCGACCTGCCGGCCACCTGCTGGCGGTACGTCGCCGAGCTTCCCGACGGGCAACTGGTTGGTGAGCTGCGGGCCCATGAGCGCAGCCCGTTTCTGGAGTACGGGGAGTGGCATCCGGACCAGCCGGAGCGGGAGATGGTGCTCGACGGCGTACTCGTTGATGCCCGGTACCGGCGGTTGGGGCTTGGGCGTCGGCTGGTGACCGCACTGGTGACCGGGATGCGCGAGGCGGGCATCGACGACGCGGCCGCAATCGCCGAGGGATCCGGCACCGACCTGCTGCGGGCGTGCGGCTTCGAGATCGAGGCACGCCGTCCAGCCGCACTGCGCCTGGGCCACCGTGGCAAACGCTGCTTCTCCTGA
- a CDS encoding 1,4-dihydroxy-6-naphthoate synthase — protein sequence MALSLAISPCPNDTFVFHALVHGRVPGAPPVEVTYADVDVTNTAAERGAFDLVKVSFAALPWLLDDYHLLPCGGALGRGCGPLVLTRGDRDGGPDRTDLTGATVAVPGDRTTAYLLFRLWSAGRPPARIEVVPFHEIMPGVAAGRYDAGLVIHEARFTYHRHGLSALVDLGEWWEADTGLPIPLGAILARRGAVDPEAAAGWVRESVRQAWADPAASREYVLAHAQEMELDVVDRHIGLYVNEFTADLGEAGFAAVAALLDRAATAGLVPQTSSSRATAWTN from the coding sequence GTGGCGCTCTCCCTGGCGATCTCGCCCTGCCCCAACGACACGTTCGTCTTCCACGCGCTGGTGCACGGGCGGGTGCCCGGCGCGCCGCCGGTCGAGGTGACGTACGCCGACGTCGACGTCACCAACACGGCGGCCGAGCGGGGCGCGTTCGACCTGGTGAAGGTGAGCTTCGCGGCGCTGCCCTGGCTGCTCGACGACTACCACCTGCTGCCCTGCGGCGGCGCGCTCGGCCGCGGCTGTGGCCCACTGGTGCTCACCCGGGGCGACCGCGACGGCGGGCCGGACCGCACCGACCTGACCGGCGCCACGGTGGCGGTGCCGGGTGACCGGACCACCGCGTACCTGCTGTTCCGGCTCTGGTCGGCCGGGCGGCCGCCGGCCCGGATCGAGGTGGTGCCGTTCCACGAGATCATGCCGGGCGTGGCGGCTGGGCGTTACGACGCCGGGCTGGTCATCCACGAGGCCCGATTCACCTACCACCGACACGGCCTGAGCGCCCTTGTCGACCTCGGCGAGTGGTGGGAGGCCGACACCGGCCTGCCCATCCCCCTCGGCGCGATCCTGGCCCGTCGTGGGGCGGTGGACCCGGAGGCCGCGGCCGGCTGGGTCCGCGAGTCGGTCCGGCAGGCGTGGGCGGACCCGGCCGCCAGCCGGGAGTACGTGCTGGCGCACGCCCAGGAGATGGAACTCGACGTGGTGGACCGGCACATCGGCCTCTACGTCAACGAGTTCACCGCAGACCTGGGCGAGGCCGGTTTCGCCGCGGTGGCGGCACTGCTCGACCGGGCCGCCACCGCCGGCCTGGTGCCTCAGACCTCCAGCTCGCGGGCCACCGCGTGGACCAACTGA
- a CDS encoding cold-shock protein — MPTGRVKWYDTAKGYGFVTSDEGGDVFLPKGALPAGVTDLKGGQRVDFSVVDSRRGAQAMGVKLLDAPPSMAELRRRPAEELHGLVEDMIKVLEAKVQPDLRRGRYPDKKSAQKIAQLVHAVARELEV, encoded by the coding sequence GTGCCTACGGGTCGAGTGAAGTGGTACGACACGGCCAAGGGATACGGCTTCGTCACGAGTGACGAGGGCGGCGACGTGTTCCTGCCCAAGGGGGCACTGCCGGCGGGTGTCACCGACCTCAAGGGTGGCCAGCGGGTCGACTTCAGCGTGGTGGACAGCCGTCGGGGCGCGCAGGCCATGGGAGTCAAGCTGCTGGACGCGCCGCCGTCGATGGCGGAGCTGCGCCGTCGGCCGGCCGAGGAGCTGCACGGCCTGGTCGAAGACATGATCAAGGTGCTGGAGGCGAAGGTCCAGCCGGACCTGCGCCGGGGTCGGTACCCGGACAAGAAGTCCGCGCAGAAGATCGCTCAGTTGGTCCACGCGGTGGCCCGCGAGCTGGAGGTCTGA
- a CDS encoding HAD family hydrolase has protein sequence MPALTVGFDLDMTLVDSRPGIAAAYRALTARTGVPVDAELAVSRLGPPLRTEIAHWFPPDQVESAVRVYRELYPAYAITPTLLLPGAREAIDAIRARGGRVLVVTSKIGRLARLHLDHLGLAVDELAGDLFAEQKATALREHGATHYVGDHVADMVAAAAAGVPGIGVATGPCSSAELREAGAEVVLNELTEFPAALDGMIQLALEQ, from the coding sequence ATGCCCGCACTGACCGTCGGATTCGACCTCGACATGACCCTGGTGGATTCCCGCCCCGGCATCGCCGCTGCGTACCGGGCACTGACCGCGAGGACCGGGGTGCCGGTCGACGCCGAACTGGCGGTGTCCCGGCTCGGGCCGCCGCTGCGTACCGAGATCGCGCACTGGTTTCCCCCGGATCAGGTCGAGTCGGCCGTGCGGGTGTACCGCGAGCTGTATCCGGCGTACGCGATCACCCCGACGCTCCTGCTGCCCGGCGCGCGGGAGGCCATCGACGCGATCCGTGCGCGGGGTGGCCGGGTGCTGGTCGTCACGTCCAAGATCGGCCGGCTGGCCCGGCTGCACCTGGACCACCTCGGCCTCGCTGTCGACGAGTTGGCCGGCGACCTGTTCGCCGAGCAGAAGGCGACAGCGCTGCGGGAGCACGGCGCCACCCACTACGTCGGTGACCACGTCGCGGACATGGTGGCGGCGGCAGCGGCCGGGGTGCCCGGCATCGGTGTCGCGACCGGCCCGTGCTCCTCCGCTGAGCTGCGCGAGGCCGGGGCGGAAGTGGTGCTGAACGAGCTCACCGAATTCCCAGCGGCGCTCGACGGGATGATCCAGCTAGCCTTGGAGCAGTAG
- a CDS encoding helicase-associated domain-containing protein: MTTSLADHLRSLPDESLAALLQLRPDLVVPVPADVSALAIRAQSRVSVARALDGLDQFTLQILDAARLTRNPDDATTATDTVLAMATAGPQPPAPTAVRAAVGRLRALFLLYGPEHALRVVPAVDEVSPHPAGLGRPAAELDPRTAALCADPAKLRRTVLAAPPSARAILDRLAAGPPVGSVPPGALQAPPLGAEDPVLTDPTNGGAPTGSPVRWLVDNRLLVPVTTGSSTASGTVELPREVGLLLRRDSGPLGPLRTSPPQVAAAPREPKAVDSAGAGQTMEVVRHTEGLLEQLADEPAPVLRSGGIGVRDLRRLARTAGLDEPTTALLLEVAYAAGLVGELEMPGSVTGRYGADQQVLPTGGYEVWRAASLAQRWEQLARAWLTMTRQVGLVGRRDDRDRPITALSAEAERASVPATRRAVLGVLVDLEPATAPTPEEVQDLLDWRAPRRSRGREAAHREVLAEAAQLGVTGLGALTSYGRLLLGDLTSADERGGDDPLGVHADVESGDPSSAVRALDALLPAPVDHFLVQADLTVVVPGPPEPALAVELEAMTELESAGGASVHRVTTASVRRALDSGYTANDLHDVFRRRSRTPVPQGLTYLIDDVARKHGGLRVGLAGAYLRSDDETLISEVLADRRLESLALRRLAPTVLCTQYQVGRLLGALRDVGYAPVQEDGTGSTVLARPRIRRAPPRVSVTTRTIDPLAAPKLPMPRLLGVVEHIRRGDAAARAARRAPAVVRGGAPGLGGGPVPAHTHSEALAVLQQAVRDKALVWVGYVDAHGATASRLLKPVSIGAGYLRAEDERTEMLHTFALHRITAAVVAD, from the coding sequence ATGACCACCTCACTCGCCGACCACCTGCGGTCGCTGCCCGACGAGTCACTGGCCGCGCTCCTCCAGCTGCGGCCCGACCTCGTCGTGCCCGTGCCGGCCGACGTCTCCGCCCTGGCCATCCGGGCCCAGTCCCGGGTCTCCGTGGCCCGCGCTCTGGACGGTCTGGACCAGTTCACCCTCCAGATCCTCGACGCCGCCCGCCTCACCCGAAATCCGGACGACGCCACCACGGCCACCGACACCGTGCTCGCGATGGCGACCGCCGGGCCGCAACCGCCGGCTCCGACGGCCGTCCGGGCCGCCGTGGGCCGACTGCGTGCGCTCTTCCTGCTGTACGGCCCGGAGCACGCGCTCCGGGTGGTACCCGCCGTCGACGAAGTCTCCCCGCACCCCGCTGGGCTCGGCCGGCCCGCCGCGGAGCTGGACCCGCGCACGGCTGCGCTCTGCGCGGACCCGGCGAAGCTGCGACGGACGGTGCTCGCCGCCCCGCCCTCGGCCCGGGCGATCCTGGACCGGTTGGCGGCCGGCCCGCCGGTGGGCAGCGTGCCGCCGGGGGCGTTGCAGGCGCCGCCACTCGGCGCGGAGGACCCGGTCCTCACCGACCCGACCAACGGTGGCGCGCCGACCGGCTCCCCGGTGCGGTGGCTCGTCGACAACCGGCTGCTGGTCCCGGTGACGACCGGCTCGTCCACGGCCAGCGGAACTGTGGAGTTGCCCCGCGAGGTCGGCCTGCTGCTGCGCCGCGACAGCGGTCCGCTCGGGCCCCTGCGCACCAGCCCACCGCAGGTGGCCGCCGCGCCGCGTGAGCCGAAGGCTGTCGACTCGGCCGGGGCCGGGCAGACCATGGAGGTGGTCCGGCACACCGAAGGGCTGCTGGAGCAGCTCGCCGACGAACCCGCGCCGGTGCTGCGTTCGGGCGGCATCGGTGTGCGGGATCTGCGCCGGTTGGCGCGTACCGCCGGGTTGGACGAACCGACCACGGCGCTGCTGCTGGAGGTCGCGTACGCGGCAGGGCTCGTCGGTGAGCTGGAGATGCCCGGTTCGGTCACCGGCCGGTACGGGGCGGATCAGCAGGTTCTGCCGACCGGCGGGTACGAGGTGTGGCGGGCCGCCTCGCTGGCCCAACGGTGGGAGCAGCTCGCCCGAGCCTGGCTGACAATGACCCGGCAGGTGGGGCTGGTCGGCCGCCGTGACGACCGGGACCGGCCGATCACCGCGCTCTCCGCCGAGGCCGAACGGGCCAGCGTGCCGGCCACCCGGCGGGCGGTGCTCGGCGTACTCGTCGATCTGGAGCCGGCGACGGCGCCCACCCCGGAGGAGGTGCAGGACCTGCTGGACTGGCGGGCCCCACGCCGCAGCCGGGGCCGGGAGGCCGCCCACCGGGAGGTGTTGGCCGAGGCCGCACAGCTGGGCGTGACGGGTTTGGGGGCGCTCACCTCGTACGGTCGGCTGCTGCTCGGTGACCTGACGTCGGCCGACGAGCGGGGCGGCGACGACCCGCTGGGCGTGCACGCGGACGTCGAGAGCGGCGACCCGTCCAGTGCCGTCCGGGCATTGGACGCGTTGCTGCCCGCACCGGTCGACCACTTCCTGGTGCAGGCCGATCTGACCGTGGTGGTGCCCGGCCCACCCGAGCCGGCGCTCGCCGTCGAGCTGGAGGCGATGACCGAGCTCGAGTCGGCCGGCGGGGCCAGCGTGCACCGGGTGACCACGGCGAGCGTGCGACGGGCACTGGATTCCGGCTACACGGCCAACGACCTGCACGACGTGTTCCGGCGCCGGTCGCGTACCCCGGTGCCGCAGGGGCTCACCTACCTGATCGACGACGTGGCCCGTAAGCACGGTGGGCTACGGGTCGGCCTGGCCGGGGCGTACCTGCGCAGCGACGACGAGACGCTGATCAGCGAGGTGCTGGCCGACCGGCGGCTGGAGTCGTTGGCGCTGCGCCGGCTCGCCCCGACGGTGCTGTGCACGCAGTATCAGGTTGGTCGGCTGCTGGGCGCGCTTCGCGACGTGGGGTACGCCCCGGTGCAGGAGGACGGCACCGGCAGCACAGTGCTGGCCCGGCCGCGAATCCGGCGTGCCCCGCCCCGGGTGTCGGTGACCACTCGGACGATCGACCCGCTGGCCGCCCCGAAGCTGCCGATGCCCCGGCTGCTCGGCGTGGTGGAGCACATCCGACGCGGTGACGCGGCGGCGCGGGCGGCCCGACGGGCACCGGCGGTGGTGCGCGGCGGCGCGCCGGGGCTGGGTGGCGGCCCGGTGCCGGCGCACACCCACAGCGAGGCCCTGGCGGTGCTCCAGCAGGCGGTCCGGGACAAGGCGCTGGTCTGGGTCGGGTACGTCGACGCGCACGGGGCGACCGCGTCGCGCCTGCTCAAGCCGGTCTCGATCGGTGCCGGCTACCTGCGGGCCGAGGACGAACGGACCGAGATGCTGCACACGTTCGCGCTGCACCGGATCACCGCGGCGGTGGTGGCGGACTGA
- a CDS encoding L,D-transpeptidase family protein: MEHVRITSRLVTLVVVVLVGAGACAFDPQSGGSGGGGAAPAGAAEQATGASDTSRPDQHGRPTPAVPTPKPSRKPTPKPTRTAAPTTTPGTGTPTVAGCPQGQHQRAVETHLARLGGFGAVTVDGRQSAADCAAIKKFQKRYGIRPVEGRAGPTTLDVAQRLATTDTTRCKAGTGTTFCVDLTRQTVWALRGGKVIMAPTVTRTGMSGYRTPAGTYAVNYRNPKEWSNPYEVWLPYWQHFTQGMGFHETTTYLHEKSIGSHGCVNLLHADAVRMWELGKVGTRVVLIGRRPGT, from the coding sequence ATGGAGCATGTCCGGATTACTTCCCGGCTGGTCACCCTTGTGGTGGTCGTGCTGGTCGGCGCGGGTGCGTGCGCGTTCGATCCGCAGTCCGGCGGGAGTGGTGGCGGGGGAGCCGCCCCAGCCGGTGCGGCGGAACAGGCAACGGGGGCGAGCGACACGTCCCGGCCGGACCAGCACGGCCGGCCCACGCCGGCCGTGCCCACCCCGAAACCCTCCCGGAAACCCACGCCGAAGCCGACCCGCACGGCAGCACCCACGACGACCCCCGGCACCGGTACGCCGACAGTCGCCGGCTGCCCCCAGGGCCAGCACCAGCGTGCCGTGGAGACCCACCTGGCCCGGTTGGGCGGGTTCGGGGCGGTGACAGTGGATGGTCGGCAGTCCGCCGCCGACTGCGCCGCGATCAAGAAGTTCCAGAAGAGGTACGGCATCCGCCCCGTCGAGGGTCGCGCCGGACCGACCACCCTCGACGTGGCCCAGCGCCTCGCCACCACCGACACGACCCGCTGCAAGGCCGGCACCGGCACCACGTTCTGCGTGGACCTGACCCGGCAGACCGTCTGGGCGCTCCGCGGCGGCAAGGTGATCATGGCGCCGACGGTGACCCGCACCGGCATGTCCGGCTACCGCACCCCGGCCGGCACGTACGCCGTCAACTACCGCAACCCCAAGGAGTGGTCCAACCCGTACGAGGTGTGGCTGCCGTACTGGCAGCACTTCACCCAGGGGATGGGCTTCCACGAGACCACCACCTACCTGCACGAGAAGTCGATCGGCTCGCACGGGTGCGTCAACCTCCTGCACGCGGACGCCGTCCGGATGTGGGAGCTCGGAAAGGTCGGCACCCGGGTCGTGCTGATCGGTCGGCGCCCCGGCACCTGA